The nucleotide sequence GCGATCTTCATGCGCGTGTGCTCCTTCGTGCCATAGGGGAACTCGGGCACGACCGTATGTCCTGGTGCGGCTGTTGCGCGTGTGTTTTCGATTCGGGCTCAAGGTCGTGGCGGACAAAACCGACATTCATATGAGTATCAGTACGAATATGTATGGAGGCTGTCTATGCAGGCCGTCGTCACGCCCGAGCTCCTCGACCACGAAGCCGCCGAGCTCCTCGACAGCGCCGCCTGGCAGGAGATCGTGGGCCGTTGGGCCGAGGCGCCGCCGGTACGGGAGGAGGCCGGCGACTGGCGGCGGCTGCTGTCCGTCCCGGTGGACCGGCTCGTCGCGGACGCGCTGGACGCGCTGCCGCCCGCCCCGCCCGCCGAGCGGCCGCTCCCCGGCAGGCTCGGCGCGATCCTGCCCGACCGGCTGCACACCTGGCGCCGCATCGGCAGCCCCGACGTGCGGCCCTCGGTCCATCTCGCCCACGCCCGGAGCGTCCTGACGGAGTGGGGCTGGCAGAACACCCCGTACAGACTGCGCGACGTCCGCGGCGCGCGCTGTGTCTGCGGGGCCATGCTCGCCGCCCACCGGCTCGGACACGGCAGCGCCCCCACCATGAACGAGGCGGGGGCGTGGATGCTCGAAGAGCTCCGCTCGCGCGGCTGGACCGGGCTCATCGGCCCGTGGAACCGCGCCCCGGGCCGGACCGCGGCCGACGCGCTCGCCCTGGTGGACGCCACGATCCGCCGCGCGGCCCGGGCGGGCCGTTAGGCCGTGTCCTCCGGATCATGCCCGGCCGCCCCGGTCACCCCGAGGTCAGCGCACCGGCAGCCGGTCGACCAGCGGCGGTGCCGCCGGTGCCGGAGCGGAGCTCCGCAGCCCCGCCGGGGCGGGGGCGCCGCTCAGCGCGCCGTCCACGTACGCGTACATGGCCGGCGTGATCGGGTCCGGCAGCTGCTGTCCCTGCTCGTCGAAGCGCTGGTACTTCATGAGGTTGTACGCCAGGGAGACCTGGCGGCGGCCGTCCTCCGTGGCGAGGGACCAGGTGCCCGCGCCGAAGACCGCGCCGTCGTGGCCCCAGTACCAGCCGCCGCTCGGCATCCGCAGCGTGTAGATCCCGAGGCCGTACCGCATCAGGGCCTCCTCGCCCGGCGCCGTGTCGTACCCCGGCACCGTCGTCTTCATCTCGCGCAGCGCCGCCTTGCCGATCAGCCTGCCGCCGAGCAGCTTGCGGTAGAAGGTGTTGAGGTCGTCGGTGGTCGACACCATCGCCCCGGCCGTGCCCGCCCACGACATGTCGTACGTGCTGTAGTCCCGCGGCGGGTCGATCAGGCCGAAGAAGGACTCGTACATCCGCGCGTGGGGGCCCTTGAGGGACGGCGAGGACGGGTAGTACGTGTGGCGCAGCCCGGCCGGACGGATCACGTGGCGGGTGATGTAGGCCTCGGGGTCCTGTCCGGTGACCTTCTCCAGGAGCAGCCCGGCCAGGATGTAGTTGGTGTTGGAGTAGCTGAACCTGCCGCGCTCCTGCGCCGGCGGGGCCGCGAGGCCGAGCCGGGCGAGCTCCTCGGGCTCGATGTGCCGCAGCCTGTTGCGGTCGAGCGTGGCGCCCGGGTCCTCCAGGATGCCCGGGAACGCCGGCAGGACGTAGTCGCCGATGCCGCTCGTGTGGTTGAGCAGCATCCGGACGGTCACCTTCGCGCCGCGCTCGCCGGTCACGAGCCCGGGGAGGTAGCGGCCGACGGGCGCGTCCAGGTCGATCCGGCCGCGCTCCACCTGCTGGAGGACGGCCACGGCCGTGAAGCTCTTGCTGATGCTGCCGATCCGGTGCTCCAGGCCCGGGGCCATCGGACGCCCGGTCGCCGTGTCGGCGAGGCCCGTCGCGCCCCGCCAGCTCTCCGCGCCGCTCCGGACCGAGGTGAAGGCCCCGAACATCCCGGCGTCGCGGAAGGCGTCGAGCGACGCCCGCAGCGCCTCGCGGTCCAGGGCGGGCGTGTGGCGGGCCGCGGCCGTCGTCCGCGCGGTGCCCGCGGTGTCGGCCGCCTGGGCCGGAAGCACGCCCAGGGTCAGGGCCAGCAGGGCGGTCGCGGCCACCGCGGTCGTCCGGGCCGGCTGCGTCAGGCGTAAGCGCATGGAATCCCCTCCGTCGTTCGGTCCGCGCCCGGGATCCGGGCGCGGACCGTCCATCCTCGCCGCCCCGCTCCGGGTCCGCGTCCTTCCCCCGGACGAGCACGGTCATCGGAAGGCATGACGTCCAGGGGACTAACCTGGGTGTATGGGCGGCGGTCTGACCAGGCCGTTCCTCCACGGAGACGTGATCCTCGGCCGGGGACCGGCCGGATCCCTCCCCTCCCGTCGGCCCGGCCCTGACTGCCCGTCCCGCGTTCGCGTCCCGGGCCAGGAAGGCGGGCAGGACATGTACTTCACCGACCGCACCGACGCGGGCCGCCGGCTCGCCGCCCGGCTCACCGGCCTCAAGGGGCAGGACCTGGTCGTCCTGGGGCTGCCCCGCGGAGGAGTGCCCGTCGCCGCCGAGGTCGCCGACGCGCTCGACGCGCCCCTCGACATCTGCCTCGTCCGCAAGCTCGGCGTGCCGTACCAGCCGGAGCTCGCCATGGGGGCGATCGGCGAGAACGGCGTCCGCGTCCTCAACGACCGGGTCCTCTCCGACGCCGGTGTCTCCCCGCAGGCCCTGGCCGAGGTGGAGACGCGCGAACGGGCCGTACTGGAGGAGCGGACCCGGCGCTACGCGGCGGCCCGCGGCGCCGCCGACCCCCGTGGCCGCACCGCCGTCGTCGTGGACGACGGGCTCGCCACCGGAGCCACCGCGCTCGCCGCCTGC is from Streptomyces showdoensis and encodes:
- a CDS encoding serine hydrolase domain-containing protein encodes the protein MRLRLTQPARTTAVAATALLALTLGVLPAQAADTAGTARTTAAARHTPALDREALRASLDAFRDAGMFGAFTSVRSGAESWRGATGLADTATGRPMAPGLEHRIGSISKSFTAVAVLQQVERGRIDLDAPVGRYLPGLVTGERGAKVTVRMLLNHTSGIGDYVLPAFPGILEDPGATLDRNRLRHIEPEELARLGLAAPPAQERGRFSYSNTNYILAGLLLEKVTGQDPEAYITRHVIRPAGLRHTYYPSSPSLKGPHARMYESFFGLIDPPRDYSTYDMSWAGTAGAMVSTTDDLNTFYRKLLGGRLIGKAALREMKTTVPGYDTAPGEEALMRYGLGIYTLRMPSGGWYWGHDGAVFGAGTWSLATEDGRRQVSLAYNLMKYQRFDEQGQQLPDPITPAMYAYVDGALSGAPAPAGLRSSAPAPAAPPLVDRLPVR
- a CDS encoding DUF6197 family protein, with the translated sequence MQAVVTPELLDHEAAELLDSAAWQEIVGRWAEAPPVREEAGDWRRLLSVPVDRLVADALDALPPAPPAERPLPGRLGAILPDRLHTWRRIGSPDVRPSVHLAHARSVLTEWGWQNTPYRLRDVRGARCVCGAMLAAHRLGHGSAPTMNEAGAWMLEELRSRGWTGLIGPWNRAPGRTAADALALVDATIRRAARAGR